A region from the Candidatus Electrothrix scaldis genome encodes:
- a CDS encoding DUF1566 domain-containing protein has translation MTDNGTNYWYVEAENTAETTRYPTSGTLSFTVVTKPVPWTLFLVPTLAANKKMPVTTSSSGLNDTGITWGGGTVSGNNSTCTPGVQDCSSGRDNTDNDDTDGHAGFSFTKLDSNGTALADQTQDYATTPWSCVKDEVTGLIWAVKTTTGLHDSTYTYSWYNTDAATNGGDDGTQDPFFGSCDDNHDCNTTSYVDWVNSQGLCGATDWRVPSVKELLSIVSYNAAGTTAIDSTFFPNTATDRTFWTSTPVSEASTEAWSVHFQYGYTAKSAKSSTLYVRLVRTAPN, from the coding sequence ATGACCGATAACGGTACAAACTATTGGTACGTTGAAGCAGAGAATACTGCTGAGACCACACGCTACCCGACAAGTGGTACTCTTTCATTTACTGTAGTGACAAAGCCTGTACCTTGGACTCTCTTTCTTGTCCCTACTCTAGCTGCTAATAAAAAAATGCCTGTAACAACAAGCAGCTCCGGCCTGAACGACACAGGGATTACCTGGGGTGGGGGAACAGTATCTGGAAACAATAGCACCTGTACTCCTGGGGTACAGGATTGCTCATCAGGAAGAGACAACACTGATAATGATGATACAGACGGGCATGCCGGGTTCAGTTTTACCAAGCTGGACAGCAACGGGACTGCTTTGGCTGATCAGACGCAGGATTATGCCACTACCCCCTGGAGTTGTGTAAAGGATGAAGTTACTGGTCTTATCTGGGCCGTAAAAACGACAACAGGCTTGCACGACAGTACATACACCTACAGCTGGTACAATACTGATGCTGCAACAAATGGAGGAGATGACGGGACCCAGGATCCTTTCTTTGGGTCCTGCGATGATAATCATGACTGTAACACAACCTCCTATGTGGACTGGGTGAACAGTCAGGGCTTATGCGGGGCCACGGACTGGCGTGTTCCCAGCGTGAAAGAGTTACTCAGCATTGTTTCATATAATGCAGCAGGTACTACTGCCATAGACAGTACTTTTTTCCCGAACACTGCGACTGATAGAACTTTTTGGACGTCAACGCCAGTGAGTGAGGCATCAACCGAAGCGTGGTCCGTACATTTTCAATACGGCTA